The following coding sequences are from one Novosphingobium sp. KACC 22771 window:
- a CDS encoding NUDIX hydrolase, translating into MTKEKIVQTWRESEEQVVWQGRFIATKQRGNWEYVSRARNIRAAVILAIDEEDHVLLVEQYRVPLKRVCLELPAGLVGDMDDNADEMATDAARRELIEETGYDAARMEVVGEFYSSPGMVTESFTLLRAHGLTKVGPGGGVDDEEIITHRVALTDIGAFVAARRAQGMAIDVKLLMLLAPQIIARG; encoded by the coding sequence ATGACCAAGGAAAAGATCGTCCAGACCTGGCGCGAGAGCGAGGAGCAGGTGGTCTGGCAAGGCCGGTTTATCGCCACCAAGCAGCGCGGCAACTGGGAATATGTCAGCCGCGCCCGCAACATCCGCGCCGCCGTCATTCTGGCGATCGACGAGGAGGACCACGTGTTGCTGGTCGAGCAATATCGCGTTCCGCTCAAGCGCGTCTGTCTTGAACTGCCTGCGGGGCTTGTGGGCGATATGGATGATAATGCCGATGAAATGGCCACCGATGCGGCCCGGCGCGAATTGATCGAGGAAACCGGCTATGATGCCGCGCGCATGGAGGTGGTCGGCGAATTCTATTCCTCGCCCGGCATGGTGACCGAGAGCTTTACCCTGCTTCGCGCCCATGGGCTGACCAAGGTTGGCCCCGGCGGCGGGGTGGATGACGAAGAGATCATCACCCATCGTGTGGCGCTGACCGACATTGGCGCTTTTGTTGCCGCTCGCCGCGCGCAGGGCATGGCGATTGACGTGAAATTGTTGATGCTGCTCGCGCCTCAGATTATTGCGCGGGGGTGA
- the mscL gene encoding large conductance mechanosensitive channel protein MscL: MLQEFKTFIARGNVLDLAVGVIIGGAFGKIVSSLTDDVLMPVIGKITGGIDFSSKFILLGEVPASYTGSPTDYAALKKAGVAMLGYGSFVTAIINFLIMAFVIFLIVKGANKATAKPAAPETPAAPAGPTEVELLAEIRDALKAR, translated from the coding sequence ATGCTTCAGGAATTCAAGACCTTTATCGCGCGCGGTAATGTGCTGGATCTGGCGGTCGGTGTGATCATCGGCGGGGCCTTTGGCAAGATCGTTTCCTCGCTGACCGACGATGTGTTGATGCCTGTGATTGGCAAGATTACGGGCGGCATCGATTTCTCGTCCAAATTCATTCTGTTGGGCGAAGTTCCGGCCAGCTATACCGGATCGCCCACCGATTATGCCGCGTTGAAAAAGGCGGGCGTGGCCATGTTGGGCTATGGCAGCTTTGTAACCGCGATCATTAATTTCCTGATCATGGCCTTTGTGATTTTCCTGATCGTCAAAGGCGCCAACAAGGCCACCGCCAAGCCCGCCGCGCCTGAGACCCCGGCCGCGCCCGCCGGACCCACCGAGGTCGAACTGCTGGCCGAAATCCGCGACGCGCTGAAGGCCCGCTGA
- a CDS encoding cupin domain-containing protein: MQFAQFDVATFLNAHWQKRPLLIRNPWAAWANPLEPDELAGLACEEGVESRLITHAGGQLALERGPFAEERFGALGKAPWTLLVQAVDHYVPDVAALIEPFRFVPDWRIDDVMVSYANDGGGVGPHFDQYDVFLIQGLGCRRWRVGPVCDAQTPLVPHEDLRLIADFEATGDWILEPGDILYVPPGFAHDGVAVGDDCMTYSVGFRAPSRAELAEAWTAHQVDAMAEDDRYADPDLTPQAHPGEITAEALDRLHGMVLASLADRDAFARWFGHYNSLSKYAETDWRPEEQMEADEVAAMLGEGHGLHRNPAHRFAFIAAGEGVLLFVDGVCRECLGDTAALARDLCAGGEWRGSAQGEALALLTALVNQGSLGFEEED; encoded by the coding sequence ATGCAATTCGCCCAATTCGATGTCGCCACTTTTCTCAACGCCCATTGGCAAAAACGCCCGCTGCTGATCCGCAATCCCTGGGCGGCTTGGGCCAATCCGCTTGAGCCGGATGAACTGGCAGGCCTTGCCTGCGAGGAGGGCGTCGAATCGCGCCTGATTACACATGCGGGCGGCCAATTGGCGCTGGAGCGCGGCCCCTTTGCCGAGGAACGCTTTGGCGCTCTGGGCAAGGCGCCGTGGACGTTGTTGGTGCAGGCGGTCGATCATTATGTGCCGGATGTGGCCGCGCTGATCGAGCCGTTTCGTTTTGTGCCGGACTGGCGGATTGATGATGTGATGGTCTCCTATGCCAATGATGGCGGGGGCGTGGGGCCGCATTTCGATCAATATGATGTGTTTTTGATTCAAGGGCTTGGCTGCCGCCGCTGGCGGGTTGGGCCGGTGTGCGATGCGCAGACGCCGCTGGTTCCGCATGAAGACCTGCGTCTGATCGCGGATTTTGAGGCGACCGGCGACTGGATTCTGGAGCCGGGCGACATTCTCTATGTCCCGCCCGGTTTTGCCCATGATGGCGTGGCGGTTGGCGATGATTGCATGACCTATTCGGTGGGCTTTCGCGCTCCCTCGCGCGCGGAACTGGCCGAGGCGTGGACCGCGCATCAGGTTGACGCCATGGCCGAGGACGACCGCTATGCCGACCCCGACCTGACCCCGCAGGCGCATCCGGGCGAGATCACCGCCGAGGCGCTGGACCGCCTGCATGGCATGGTGCTGGCCTCGCTGGCCGATCGCGATGCCTTTGCCCGCTGGTTCGGGCATTACAACAGCCTGTCCAAATATGCCGAAACCGATTGGCGGCCCGAGGAGCAGATGGAGGCCGATGAGGTCGCTGCGATGCTGGGCGAGGGGCATGGTTTGCATCGCAACCCGGCGCACCGCTTTGCCTTTATTGCGGCGGGCGAGGGGGTTTTGCTCTTTGTTGACGGAGTCTGCCGCGAATGTCTGGGCGACACGGCGGCGCTGGCGCGTGATTTGTGCGCGGGCGGGGAATGGCGCGGTTCGGCCCAAGGCGAGGCGCTGGCCTTGCTCACCGCGCTCGTCAACCAAGGTAGTCTTGGCTTTGAGGAAGAGGATTGA
- a CDS encoding rRNA large subunit pseudouridine synthase E, producing the protein MALILFNKPYGVLCQFTPEPNGPPRPTLADFITRPRVYPAGRLDHDSEGLLLLTDDGRLQARITDPRYKAPKTYLVHVEGEPDEAALDALRRGVRLKDGMTLPAKAERIAPPDLWPRDPPVRFRKTVPDCWIELTIREGRNRQVRRMTAAVGHPTLRLVRWRVGEWSLDGLAQGESREV; encoded by the coding sequence ATGGCGCTGATTCTCTTCAACAAACCCTATGGCGTGCTGTGCCAGTTCACCCCCGAACCCAACGGCCCGCCGCGCCCGACCCTGGCCGATTTCATCACGCGCCCCCGCGTCTATCCGGCAGGGCGGCTAGACCATGACAGTGAGGGGCTGCTGCTGCTGACCGACGACGGGCGGCTTCAGGCGCGCATCACCGACCCGCGCTATAAAGCGCCCAAGACCTATCTGGTGCATGTGGAAGGCGAACCGGATGAGGCGGCGCTCGATGCGCTGCGGCGCGGGGTGCGGTTGAAGGACGGGATGACCTTGCCCGCCAAGGCCGAACGGATCGCGCCCCCGGATCTGTGGCCACGCGACCCGCCGGTACGGTTTCGCAAAACGGTGCCTGATTGCTGGATCGAATTGACCATCCGCGAGGGGCGCAACCGACAGGTCCGCCGCATGACCGCCGCCGTGGGGCACCCGACCTTGCGGCTGGTGCGCTGGCGCGTGGGGGAATGGTCGCTGGATGGTTTGGCGCAGGGGGAAAGCAGAGAGGTTTAG
- a CDS encoding malate synthase G yields MSKYQDRAGLQVDGDLALFVENRVLPPLGLDASRFWAGFAALLGEYAPRNRALLARRDELQAAIDGWHRARGKVAVDEPEYEAFLRSIGYIVPEPAPFAITTRNVDAEIARMAGPQLVVPVLNARFLLNAANARWGSLYDAYYGTDALDAPAARPGGYDVERGAAVIAAGRAFLDSAVPLAEGSWADWDGISPERPLPSLARPEQLVARRGDGHKGALLLVNNGLHIEIVIDHTHVIGATDKAGISDIILESALTTICDLEDSIAAVDAEDKIAAYANWLGLMRGDLTESFEKGGKILHRELAADREWTALDGGALTLPGRSLLFIRNVGHLMTNPAILLADGREIPEGVMDAVITSAIAMQDLNGLGRHRNSRTGSIYIVKPKMHGPEEVAFTNDLFNAVEDLLGLARHTIKVGVMDEERRTSANLAACIEAVKERIVFINTGFLDRTGDEIHTSMQAGPVIRKNAIKASAWISAYEARNVGIGLNSGLSGKAQIGKGMWAAPDRMRDMLEQKIGHPRAGANTAWVPSPTAATLHATHYHGLDVFARQREIAEQPVPGLEPLLTIPLALGTNFSEQDVAEELDNNAQGLLGYVVRWIDQGVGCSKVPDINDVGLMEDRATLRISSQHMANWLLHGVATSEQVMDSLKRMAAKVDAQNAGDPLYEPMAGRWEESYAFRAACDLVFNGVEQPSGYTEPLLHAWRLKKKQAARQFETA; encoded by the coding sequence ATGAGCAAGTATCAGGACCGGGCCGGCCTCCAGGTTGATGGCGATCTGGCCCTTTTCGTCGAAAATCGGGTTTTGCCGCCGCTGGGGCTGGATGCCTCGCGCTTCTGGGCGGGCTTTGCCGCGTTGCTGGGCGAATATGCCCCGCGCAACCGTGCGCTGCTGGCCCGCCGCGATGAACTTCAGGCCGCCATCGATGGGTGGCACCGCGCTCGCGGCAAGGTGGCGGTGGATGAGCCGGAATATGAGGCGTTTCTGCGCTCGATCGGCTATATCGTGCCGGAACCCGCACCCTTTGCCATTACCACCCGCAATGTCGATGCGGAAATCGCGCGCATGGCCGGGCCGCAACTGGTTGTGCCGGTTCTCAACGCCCGCTTCCTGCTCAATGCCGCCAATGCGCGTTGGGGCAGCCTGTATGATGCCTATTACGGCACTGATGCGCTCGACGCTCCGGCGGCGCGGCCCGGCGGCTATGATGTCGAACGCGGCGCGGCGGTGATCGCGGCGGGGCGGGCTTTCCTCGATTCGGCGGTTCCGCTGGCCGAAGGATCGTGGGCCGATTGGGATGGCATCAGCCCCGAACGTCCGCTGCCTTCGCTCGCCCGCCCGGAGCAACTCGTTGCCCGCCGCGGCGATGGGCATAAGGGTGCGCTCTTGCTGGTCAACAATGGCCTGCATATCGAGATCGTGATCGACCACACCCATGTCATCGGCGCGACCGACAAGGCGGGGATCAGCGATATCATCCTCGAATCGGCGCTGACCACGATCTGCGACCTTGAGGATTCGATCGCGGCCGTGGATGCCGAGGACAAGATCGCCGCCTATGCCAACTGGCTGGGCCTGATGCGCGGCGATTTGACCGAGAGCTTTGAAAAGGGCGGCAAGATCCTGCATCGTGAGCTGGCGGCGGATCGGGAATGGACGGCGCTGGATGGTGGCGCGTTGACCCTGCCGGGGCGTAGCCTGTTGTTCATCCGCAATGTCGGCCATCTGATGACCAATCCGGCGATCCTGCTGGCCGATGGCCGCGAGATCCCCGAAGGGGTGATGGATGCCGTCATCACCAGCGCGATTGCGATGCAGGACCTGAACGGTTTGGGCCGCCATCGCAACAGCCGGACGGGCAGCATCTATATCGTCAAGCCCAAGATGCACGGGCCGGAAGAGGTCGCCTTCACCAACGACCTGTTCAACGCGGTTGAGGATCTGCTGGGTCTTGCGCGCCACACGATCAAGGTCGGCGTGATGGACGAGGAGCGCCGGACGAGCGCCAATCTTGCCGCCTGTATCGAGGCGGTGAAGGAGCGGATCGTCTTCATCAACACCGGCTTCCTTGACCGCACCGGCGATGAGATCCACACCTCGATGCAGGCCGGGCCGGTCATTCGCAAGAATGCCATCAAGGCTTCGGCATGGATTTCGGCCTATGAGGCGCGCAATGTCGGCATCGGCCTGAACAGCGGGCTGTCGGGCAAGGCGCAGATCGGCAAGGGCATGTGGGCCGCGCCCGACCGGATGCGCGACATGCTGGAGCAGAAGATCGGCCATCCGCGCGCCGGGGCCAACACCGCATGGGTGCCTTCGCCAACGGCGGCCACGCTGCACGCCACGCATTATCACGGGCTGGACGTGTTTGCCCGCCAGCGTGAGATAGCCGAGCAGCCTGTGCCGGGTCTGGAGCCTTTGCTGACGATCCCCTTGGCGCTGGGCACCAATTTCTCGGAACAGGATGTCGCCGAGGAACTGGACAACAATGCGCAAGGGCTGCTCGGCTATGTCGTGCGCTGGATCGATCAGGGCGTCGGCTGTTCCAAAGTGCCCGATATCAACGATGTCGGCCTGATGGAGGACCGCGCCACGCTGCGTATTTCCAGCCAGCATATGGCCAACTGGCTGCTGCATGGCGTGGCGACCAGCGAGCAGGTCATGGATTCGCTCAAGCGCATGGCCGCCAAGGTCGATGCCCAGAACGCGGGCGATCCGCTTTATGAGCCGATGGCCGGGCGCTGGGAGGAAAGCTATGCTTTCCGCGCGGCCTGCGATCTGGTGTTCAACGGGGTGGAGCAGCCCAGCGGCTATACCGAGCCTTTGCTGCACGCATGGCGGTTGAAGAAGAAGCAGGCGGCGCGGCAGTTCGAAACGGCCTGA
- the rsmA gene encoding 16S rRNA (adenine(1518)-N(6)/adenine(1519)-N(6))-dimethyltransferase RsmA, with protein sequence MSDSDLPRPDLPPLREVINAHGLFASKALGQNFLFDEQLLSRIAAIPGRLKGQNVLEVGPGPGGLTRALLRAGAKVTAIEMDKRCMAPLGELAEAFPGQLTVIEGDALKIDHAALFDGEPYAILANLPYNVGTALFTGWLSGEAWPPRWTSLTLMFQQEVAERIVAPSGSDAFGRLAVLSQWRAAPKIAMKVHRSAFTPPPKVMSAIIHVKPGDMPEGVSARMLERVTEAAFGQRRKMLRQSLKGLPGALEALETLGIDPARRAETLSVAEFVSIAKILSA encoded by the coding sequence ATGAGCGATTCCGATTTACCGCGTCCTGATCTGCCGCCCCTGCGTGAGGTTATTAACGCGCACGGCCTGTTTGCCAGCAAGGCGCTGGGCCAGAACTTCCTGTTCGACGAGCAATTGCTCTCGCGCATCGCGGCCATCCCCGGACGGCTGAAGGGCCAGAATGTGCTGGAGGTTGGCCCCGGCCCCGGCGGTCTGACTCGCGCCCTGCTGCGCGCGGGGGCCAAGGTCACGGCCATCGAAATGGACAAGCGCTGTATGGCGCCGCTGGGTGAGTTGGCCGAGGCGTTTCCGGGGCAATTGACGGTGATTGAGGGCGATGCTCTCAAAATCGACCATGCCGCTCTGTTTGATGGCGAGCCTTACGCGATCCTGGCCAACCTGCCCTATAATGTCGGCACGGCTTTGTTCACGGGCTGGCTGTCGGGTGAGGCCTGGCCGCCGCGCTGGACCAGCCTGACGCTGATGTTTCAGCAGGAAGTAGCCGAGCGGATCGTGGCGCCATCGGGCAGCGATGCCTTCGGGCGTCTGGCCGTGCTCAGCCAGTGGCGCGCCGCGCCCAAGATCGCGATGAAGGTGCATCGCAGCGCCTTTACCCCGCCGCCCAAGGTGATGAGCGCGATCATCCATGTGAAGCCCGGCGATATGCCCGAAGGCGTCTCGGCCCGGATGCTGGAGCGCGTCACCGAGGCCGCCTTTGGTCAGCGGCGCAAGATGCTACGGCAAAGCCTGAAAGGCCTGCCCGGCGCGTTGGAGGCGTTGGAAACATTGGGCATCGACCCGGCCCGCCGTGCTGAAACGCTCTCCGTCGCCGAATTCGTCAGCATCGCCAAAATTCTTAGCGCGTAA
- the pdxA gene encoding 4-hydroxythreonine-4-phosphate dehydrogenase PdxA: MAHPILPLAVSLGDPAGVGPELIAAAWFARSVHALPAFCAVGGAAVLAGAARARGLDIPVERVASMDEAALVYDRALPVIGDFDGEYRPGAPDRDGAALAFESLTQATALAVSGQAGALMTGPIAKSRLAEVGFDYPGQTEFVAHAAGVEAEDAVMMLAGPNLRTVPLTVHVALSAVPGLITQDLILRRARVVARALERDFRLTNPRIAIAALNPHAGEDGRFGDEDQRIVAPAIEQLRAEGINASGPHAADGLFAARGRASFDVAICMYHDQALIPLKALDFDHGVNITLGLPIIRSSPDHGTAFPIAGKGQANVGATVSALRLAADCARSRAALLAA; encoded by the coding sequence GTGGCCCATCCAATCCTTCCATTGGCCGTTTCGCTGGGCGATCCGGCCGGTGTGGGGCCGGAACTGATCGCGGCGGCATGGTTTGCACGCAGCGTTCATGCCCTGCCCGCTTTTTGTGCGGTGGGGGGCGCGGCGGTGCTGGCCGGTGCGGCGCGGGCGCGCGGGCTGGACATTCCGGTTGAGCGTGTCGCCTCGATGGATGAGGCTGCGCTGGTCTATGATCGCGCGCTGCCGGTGATCGGCGATTTTGACGGTGAATATCGCCCCGGCGCGCCTGACCGCGATGGTGCCGCGCTGGCCTTTGAAAGCCTGACGCAGGCCACCGCTCTGGCCGTTTCGGGCCAGGCGGGCGCGCTGATGACCGGGCCGATTGCCAAATCGCGGCTGGCCGAAGTGGGCTTCGATTATCCCGGACAGACCGAATTTGTCGCCCATGCCGCAGGCGTGGAGGCCGAAGATGCGGTCATGATGCTGGCCGGGCCGAATTTGCGCACGGTGCCGCTGACGGTCCATGTCGCGCTTTCGGCGGTGCCGGGGCTGATTACGCAGGATCTGATCCTGCGCCGCGCGCGGGTGGTGGCCCGTGCGCTTGAGCGTGATTTCAGGCTGACCAATCCGCGCATCGCGATTGCCGCGCTCAACCCCCATGCGGGCGAGGATGGGCGCTTTGGCGACGAGGATCAGCGCATTGTTGCCCCCGCCATCGAACAATTGCGCGCCGAGGGCATCAATGCCAGCGGGCCGCACGCCGCCGATGGCCTGTTTGCCGCGCGCGGGCGGGCCTCGTTCGATGTGGCGATCTGCATGTATCACGATCAGGCGCTTATCCCATTGAAGGCGCTGGATTTTGATCATGGTGTCAATATCACGCTGGGCCTGCCGATCATCCGTTCCTCGCCCGATCATGGCACCGCCTTTCCCATCGCGGGCAAGGGGCAGGCCAATGTCGGCGCCACGGTTTCGGCGCTGCGCCTTGCCGCCGATTGCGCGCGCAGCCGCGCCGCCCTATTGGCGGCCTGA